The Lycium barbarum isolate Lr01 chromosome 9, ASM1917538v2, whole genome shotgun sequence genome has a segment encoding these proteins:
- the LOC132611087 gene encoding protein mago nashi homolog: MGEMAENDEFYLRYYVGHKGKFGHEFLEFEFRPDGKLRYANNSNYKNDTMIRKEVFLTPSVLKECRRIVAESEIMKEDDNNWPEPDRVGRQELEIVMGNEHISFTTSKIGSLMDVQTSKDPEGLRIFYYLVQDLKCFVFSLISLHFKIKPI, encoded by the exons ATGGGTGAAATGGCAGAGAACGATGAGTTTTACCTGAGATATTACGTTGGCCACAAAGGTAAATTTGGACACGAGTTTTTAGAGTTCGAGTTTAGGCCAGATGGAAAGCTCCGTTATGCTAACAATTCAAACTACAAAAACGATACTATGATTCGCAAGGAAGTTTTCCTTACCCCTTCTGTTCTCAAAGAATGTCGCCGCATTGTTGCTGAAAGCGAG ATCATGAAGGAAGATGATAACAACTGGCCTGAACCAGATAGAGTGGGGAGGCAGGAGCTTGAGATTGTGATGGGAAATGAACACATATCATTCACTACATCTAAGATTGGTTCACTAATGGATGTGCAGACCAGTAAAGATCCCGAGGGACTTCGTATCTTCTATTATCTTGTTCAG GATCTGAAGTGTTTTGTGTTTTCTCTCATCTCGCTCCATTTCAAGATCAAACCCATTTAA